AAAATCACAACTAAAATGTGTTGTTTCAGTTTTCAGTTATCATTTCACCAGTATTGCATTGTCATTTCCAGCTATTTTTACCACTGAGATATTTCTTTCATGTTTGAACTTCATGAAGAAATCATAATTTCCTCCTTTATGCCCAGACTTGGTGATCATTTCCCTCTTGCTGTATTTTATTAATGCAACACCTTCAGTTGTTTCATTTTTTGCATATTCCTTCATGTCTGCCTGCATGAATACCCTCAGACATATTTGTATTGTAGTTGCAATAAAGGGATCCAAATTTGACAGCATCAGCTGTAATCAGTGCTCAAGAATATAACCATGTTTCTTTCAAAAAGGACCACACATTTTCCAAATTAGTGTGTTCCCTCTTCGAAGTTGACAGAACAGTAAGTTTTTGTAGGTGTGTGGAGAAACACAAAACAAGCAGAATTAAGAGAGGTGGAGAAAAAATATCTTTTGCTCTTTGCAATTGAAAAATGTAATTATTATTTGTCAGGTTTTTCCAATGCTTGCCTGAAAGCTAACCACCTCTTACTCCTCCTTTTAGTGAGTGTCAAGAAATACTGTTCTGCACCTCAataaaagttcttcactgagagagtcattggacactggaatgggctgcccagggaggtggtggagtcgccgtccctggagctgttcaaggcaggattggacgtggcacttggtgccatggtctagccttgagctctgtggtaaaaggttgggcttgatgatctatgaggtctcttccaaccttggtgatactgtgaaaatgaacAAAGGGACTGTAATGTGTTTCATTTTCTGGAGTGCTCGGTTTTTCagtggtttgtgtgtgtgaaatgtTTTGAAGTTGACATCTTAAAGCTGACAAAACTCTACCTTTAAGCTGCTGTTCCTTTGTCCATGTCGGGAATTTCTTCTCCATTTGCCCTAGCATATCGTTTAAAATCTCAGCGCCTTGTGTTATGTGCTCTTTACTGTCCCATGACCCAGCAGGCTTGTGGTACCGTGTGTCGACCTGAAAGTGAGACAGATGTATCAGCACACCAGAAAGCCCACTGTTTATCCAATGCTTACAGTGTCATTGCTTACAGACTGCTTGTGTTAACTGTGATCTTTAATCGCATGATTTACTTCTTTTCTAGTTGTATAGAGAGAAGCAAACTTCGCTCCAGGCACAAGTGTAGGCAGCAGGTGCATGAATAGAAGGCACTGAAAAGGAATGTCTGCCTCACCTTCTTGTACATTAGAGCTTTTAAAAcacaccacagctgctgctgtaaaGGTGACAGGGCAAATAAGGCAGGCTTACAGTTTTAAGATTTTTCAGTGTCACGATGACtgctcctcccttccccagagGCACCAAGGGTGGGAAAATCCCTGTTTCCTCCGGGGATCTCCCCTTGTTCTCTGCCctgtttctgcttttctttctgttcttctctattcttcccctcctcctcctccatgggGTAGTAAAGTGCAAatctgagggggctggagctgttaCAGAAGCGTTTGCCAGTGCATGCAGCTAATATTTAGGGATCAAAGAGATAGCTGTACAACTTGGCTAACAAGTGATGCATGACTGTAGGCATGAATAATGAAGCAAGATCCCCCCACTAGCACTCTGTGGTGCATGAAGAGTAACTAACCTGGCTTTATattgctgcagcttacaggCCTCCAGGCCTCCATTTTTAAAAAATGCTTTTTGAAATAAGGTTTATTATCTAAAGTATGAGATAAAAACAATTGGTTCATTCTCAAGAGAGCACTAGGAAGCAAGCAGCAGTTTCACAGTGAAAATGcagtctgctcctgctctggcactccTTAGGGATCCTTCCCTGGTGCGGGTAGCTGTCAGCGAGGTAACTCTTGCCTTTGTTCTGGCCAAAGAGTTGTCTGAAAACGTTTAGGGGGTTGCCTTTCAATGAGGCCTCTGTTGATCTTCTGACTTTCCACTTCAGAAGAGAGATGAGATTTGTGTTTTTTAAGAAGGGTGACCATACCTGCATTAAGCCAAATGCGTTTCCATGGTCACCGTAGCCACCATCCAGCACTGTGCCAGCATGTGACTCCCGAGAGATGACAGCAGCAATGAGAGCTGGATCAACACACTTATTCTGGCCAACTTCTGTAATACTGGCATGGTATTTGTCCATGTTCTTCAAATCTCTCTGTGCAATCTTCTCTGAGGCACGAACTCCTATGACACAACATGCATTACTTTCCCTTTCATTTTTAAAATCAGAAACAAATTGTTTTAACAGTCAGTATGACTGAGATGACATTTTTAATCCTTCTGAATCCATTTAGAGACAAGCAATAATGGAACTGACAAATTTTGCTGAAGGGGAAGTGCCCTAGAAGCCAATGTATAGATGACAGATGTGTTTTCTAATAGAAAGGGCAATTCTCTAGCATGAACACTGAAAGGCAGCTGTTATCGTTTTAAATATAAACTTTTGAGTGGATTAATCCCAGATTTAGTTCCTTTTAATTTAGACTATGATGGGGAAATAGTCAGAAACTTAGGTCATGAGGGAAACTCTAttaagggagaaaggaaaacagactTGAATGGCAGGGACTGGATGCACCCAGCAGACCTTGCATTTTCTCTGTGAAGGTCTTGAATATAATCTCAAACACAACATAATCTTAATTTCCAACATAATCTTATGTGCCTAAGTAGGATCTTTTTTGGCTGTGGAAAAATCTGCTCATATAGCAATGACTGACAGCCAGAGATTGGGATTCATCCCAGATGTGAACTTGTAAAGGGAGATAGCAACTGAATTAGTGCCTACTTGCATAGCTCACCTGCATAGTTCAGACCTTCTGGTTTTGCAGTTGCTGCTGAAGCTCCAGATGTGTCAATATTCAGTATATTCCCATATCTCTGCCAACAGCCTAAAAGCAGTATTTATAAGCAAATGTCAGCCCTGCTCAGCATGTGATGCATGCCATTAAAACATTTTCAGATCCATGCCTGAAACCCATCACATCTTTTTGATACTAGTGCAGACATTTGTTCTGCATGGTCTGGAAAGGATCTCTCTCAGTCATTCTAGCATAAAGCCACAGTGTGGCTTGTGAAGAGAATTAGCTCGTGCAAATTTCATCTCCATAAATTTAACTTGCCTAAAACTTGTCTGTCTAATCTAGTCTTGTGACTTGTGATAGCTAATGGAGAAAGACACCTCCAAAAGGTGTTCTTTCTattccaaaataaaacaaacaacctATCACAATCAAAAGAAATTCCAGGGTACTTACTAGCTCCAGCTTGCTTTTTCATAGCTGCTGTCACCAACAAAAACTGAAGAGAAACATCCTTCAAGCACACCCATAGCAATTGCAGTTTGTTTGCCTTGCCATTTATCTGCACTTACCTGTTATTTAAAATTCTGTTGCAGAAggtaaaacacacaaaaagcaaCTGAGAGGAACAATGCTAACCTGAGCCCCAAGAGTTAATGGAAAACAGACTTTAGTACCGTGAATTATTTACAAGAATGTCAGACAAACACTACAGACCTGACATGTTTGCTGCAAGatgtctctctgccttctcACTGCACTTCCTTACAGACAAACGGGGCTTTTTATCTGCTCTCAGTGTTTTGGAGAAGCTGACTCAGTGCTCTCACCACACACCACGGGTATTACAGGAAACAGCATAACAGCTTCTTACATACCGACCCAAAGACAACAGGAGTTCTGCTCTACAGCGTGAACACAATTACATTTAAATGCCTTTTAATTTAAAAGTCAGTTGCTCCCGTGTTTTGTAACTAGGAGTAGCCTCATCTGAAAACAACAGTCTCACTTCAGTTGCTGGAAGCAATAAGTGGCAAAATGGGAAGCTGTGTTTTCGGATGTAAGAAAGTTTTTGCAGGCAAAGATCGAGCAACAATAACATGATACAGAGCTGCAACTGCTGAGAATTTGGATAGGTAGAGATGGTGCCAGGTTCCTGTTGTTATCCCCTCTTCTACAGTGACAACAAAGGTGAAGGTCTAAACCCAAATTAGCAGGCAGCATGGATCAAAGCTTCTACAGCTGTTCAGtagtgagggaaaaaaatcattggaTGGCAGACCTCCTTATCACTGCTAATCCATCCTGACATGTTTCTCTCCTGTGGTAAATTTTGTTCCGGTAAAATGCTGTTTTATGCCTCCATTGGCTCTCTCACACTTTAAGATGGTGAATTCATCCTGTGTTATTGTGTTGAAAGGTTGAATTTTGTACATTTTTCCTCTGCTGCATATACCTCCCGTAGAGGACCAGCTGAAGAAGAGGCTACAGCAGCTCTTACATGTTCACAGTTAGAAGCGAGTTTAAAGAAGGTTGAAACATCCAGCAGGATGGAAAACAGAATCAATACATCTCATACAGAAACAACACTTAAAAAAGTGGTCATTACAAAATACCACAGAAGATGATTCACAAACTAATAATCTCCAAATGGCCTGTACCATTCCTTTGTTGCGATGGAAGAAACATAAAGGTGCACTTTATGCTGCTTCTTCTATGCCACGTAATTGAGGCGGGCAGGTCATCTCCTCTGGTTTTTGGAATCCCATCCAGAAGTTACTGTTTAATCACACCTGTATGCATGAAGTTTCACGTGTCCTGGGAAGTGTTTTCCTCAACAAACCTGTGTTCAGACTGATGGAAGAGTGTGGCATGTCTGCatggtggttttcagcagcagccctgttgCCTGTCTGATgttgagcaggctgcagcttgcAGACTTCAGCGAGAGCTTGGGAGCTGCCGCAGGTTTGggatctccagggacagagagctGCTTACATCTTTTGCCAGTAttcttttgtgatggtttgggctcttacccgcccccccccaaacacacttttggaattgccccagctaactcagacggcctctgggaatatagatgaagctatttattttacagcagcagatatacaagcagctatttacaatatatacagttatatacagacatatacaaaggataaacaatacagaagcacaactcacccccagaaacctgagtccccaggaggggctctcaaaccaccccaacacctccccctgccctctcaaccttaccccagttctcagaaagaagagaggtgcagccaagaggttagggagcagggttagtgggagcaaggttaatgagatgtgaccaggtctgaaggcaaaggcagaatgaaaaacaaaatggagaaagtttacttcttcttcccagaggtctcagtgtgactgtgagcgaaggagacacaattgtttttcatttcactgcccactatctagttcttttaccaaaacattctagcttgcttcaaactagcacatctttgCAGCCTATCTCACTTGTCCTGTTGCTCACTCACCACAGAAGAGGCAGTACATAAGCCACACCACATTGCCATCTCTTCTGCTGTGTCATGGGTACAGGTGGTGGCTTTGAAGCCTTTTGCTCCAAATTGTGATTTAGGTCCTGGATTCCCTTTGTACTTGCTGTTAGTTGAGGCATTCAGCAACTTTCACTTCAGATCCAGCTCATCTTAGTGCTTCTTTATAAATGCTACAAGTATCCCATCCAAGTGTTGTTCTGCCATGGAGCTTGGGTTTTTGTGTTGACCTCCCCACAGAACACTGTGAGCTAGCAGCGTGGGCTGTGGGTCACTTTGCTGCACTGCAGTTCTAGGGACAGATGCTTCTTCCCTTCAGAGAAACCTCTGAAGGTAACAGGGATATACACACACATGGCTGAAGTAAAACTTTAACTTCTTCATcgcctgtgtgctagtttgaagcaagctggaatgttttggtaaaagaactagataacgggcagtgaaatgaaaacaattgatgtcaacttctctcacagtctcgctgagagctctgggaagaagaagtaaacattctccattttgtcttctcttctgcctttgccttcagacctggtcacatctcattaaccctgctcctactaaccttgctccctaacctcttggctgcacctctcttcttcctgagaactggggtaaggttgagaggggccgggggaggtgttggggtggtttgaaagcccctcctggggactcaggtttctgggaggggagttgtgcttttgtattgtttatcctttgtatatttctgtatataattgtatataactgtatatattgtaaatagctgcttgtaaattctgctagctgtaaataaattgcttcatctatattcccagggtccgtctgagttagctggggcaaatacaaagtgtgtgtggggggtaagagcccaaaccatcacagcctgtCAGGATGGAAAAGGCTTGAAAGAAAGAGtaagaagagggggaagagactAAGCCAGTCAAATCTTGTTTCCACGAATGAGAGATTTATAAAGAGAGAAGCTACCTATAAACAGAAAACGTTTGGTGTGAGGCCTGAGATAACAGCTGTGGAGCAGGCCTTGGCACTTCTCAGAAGCAGACTATGCTCTCATTGAAAAAGACTCAGAGAATTGTTTCTCAGTGTGGGACTGAGTGTTGGCTCGCTCACAAACGCTTCTTCTGATGACGACTCATGTTAAGCTCCTGAAAGAGCAGGTGACACACAGCACTGGACAGGGTAGCTTGGAAATATTTTCAATTACAGGCAAAACAATGAccagagtgatttttttttttaaagccatcaTGTTGCAGAGATTAACACAATTTAGCCTATTTTAAATGAGTCTTTAACTATTTTTATACTTAGTCTTTTAAATTGTATTTAGATAGTTTTTAACTGTAGGAGTGTGAATTTGACTTCTTGATACCAGAGTTACTTTCACTTTCCATTCCTTTTCATTGCAGTACTTTCGATGGCTGGAGAAATGAAACCTCGGGTCAGAAGTTGGAAGTTACTTAATCCTGTTTAGACATGTTTAGGCAGCTGTGATTTTTATgacttttatttcttgtttatcTTCAGCAAAAGGAAGTAAGGCCCTCTTCCTGTAAAACAAACAGGTCTCGCTTCCATTCGATTAGTGGTTGAGATTTTTGGCAAACATTTCATAGAAGTTCTCTTTGTAAAGGAAAAGAGGCCCAAGAAGGTCAAACAGAACCTGTCTGATACAAAACCATGTTTAAGGCAACATAAAGCAAACTAAGAACATGCCTTTAGGCCTTTCCTGCATTTCATAAAGAACCACTCGAGCCCAATTGTAATAAATATTCTGAGTGGATTtgcagttgtgctagtttgaagcaagctagaatgttttggtaaaagaactagataatgggcagtgaaatgaaaaacaattgtgtctccttcgctcacagtcacactgagagctctgggaagaagaagtaaaacattctccattttgtcttttcagtctgcctttgccttcagacctagtcacatctcattaaccttgctcccactaaccctgctccctaacctcttggctgcacctctcttcttcctgagaactggggtaaggttgagagggccgggggaaggtgttggggtggtttgagagctcctcctggggactcaggtttctggggggggagttgtgcttctgtattgtttatcctttgtatatttctatatataactgtatatattgtaaatagctgcttgtatatttgctgctgtaaataaatagcttcatttatattcccagaggccatctgagttagctggggcaattccaaaagtgtggttgggggggggggcgggtgagagcccaaaccatcacagcagtgctgcaggtttgTTTTAGAAGCACACATGCCTTCTCAGTGTTGGGCATGGGATTAAAGTGGTTTGGATTAAGTGGcactcccttttttttccccttgtaatTCCCCTTGTATAGTCCCATCAGTAAACTATACCATTCCTGACACATGATTCCCAGCCACTGCTTTGctaattgttttttctttccttttctgtaaTAACAATTAATATTTAAGAAATTAATTTAAGACACCAGTGTAGCAATCCTCAGTTTTATAGTTTAGCATTTAAGCAACCAAAAAAGATACTAGGCCTGATAGTGTAGATCCTAAAGAGTGCTGAAAGAAGGAaagcagtggctgtggctgttacAGGGAACAAACTGCATCACATGTTCCAAAATGCTGCTGGTTTTATTTATTAGCTTGGTTTCAGAAGTCACCACTGACTTCTTGCAGAAGTTCTACTTATCCCATCAGCAAACAGAAAGCCCCATGCAGAAGAGTTCATTTTTTCTAGACTTGAGAAGTTGAGCTGAGATGTTAAACTCTCAGGTATTTTGGAAGGCTTGTTCACAACCTCACCTAAGTACAACAAAGACCGTTCTTATTATAAGACAAATGCTAAGGAGCA
The window above is part of the Pogoniulus pusillus isolate bPogPus1 chromosome 5, bPogPus1.pri, whole genome shotgun sequence genome. Proteins encoded here:
- the LOC135175445 gene encoding lysozyme g-like isoform X1, coding for MHTGCWQRYGNILNIDTSGASAATAKPEGLNYAGVRASEKIAQRDLKNMDKYHASITEVGQNKCVDPALIAAVISRESHAGTVLDGGYGDHGNAFGLMQVDTRYHKPAGSWDSKEHITQGAEILNDMLGQMEKKFPTWTKEQQLKGAISAYNAGARNVQSYDGMDIGTTHNDYANDVIARAKFFKRNGY
- the LOC135175445 gene encoding lysozyme g-like isoform X2; protein product: MSGCWQRYGNILNIDTSGASAATAKPEGLNYAGVRASEKIAQRDLKNMDKYHASITEVGQNKCVDPALIAAVISRESHAGTVLDGGYGDHGNAFGLMQVDTRYHKPAGSWDSKEHITQGAEILNDMLGQMEKKFPTWTKEQQLKGAISAYNAGARNVQSYDGMDIGTTHNDYANDVIARAKFFKRNGY